The following coding sequences lie in one Rutidosis leptorrhynchoides isolate AG116_Rl617_1_P2 chromosome 6, CSIRO_AGI_Rlap_v1, whole genome shotgun sequence genomic window:
- the LOC139852405 gene encoding uncharacterized protein isoform X3, translated as MVRTKWEFLKSLTSLIPWNRHASKTKKAFWIDNSDVDVWGVSLLNMENESSQLANLSVMKLDGRSLQDQGSKIKGQRSSYGMGRHEINTRARL; from the exons ATGGTGAGGACGAAATGGGAATTTTTGAAATCATTAACAAG TTTGATTCCATGGAATAGGCATGCAAGCAAAACTAAGAAAGCTTTTTGGATCGATAATTCAG ATGTTGATGTTTGGGGTGTAAGTTTGCTTAATATGGAGAATGAATCATCCCAGTTAGCAAATTTATCTG TGATGAAGCTGGATGGTAGGAGTTTGCAAG ATCAAGGCTCAAAGATCAAAGGTCAAAGGTCTTCCTATGGCATGGGCCGACATGAGATAAATACAAG agccaggctgtAG
- the LOC139852405 gene encoding uncharacterized protein isoform X2, with protein MVRTKWEFLKSLTSLIPWNRHASKTKKAFWIDNSDVDVWGVSLLNMENESSQLANLSVMKLDGRSLQDQGSKIKGQRSSYGMGRHEINTRYVCINSYLSHMYCTLLCKPDIDRGKPYAQTTIFYKVYTLVEL; from the exons ATGGTGAGGACGAAATGGGAATTTTTGAAATCATTAACAAG TTTGATTCCATGGAATAGGCATGCAAGCAAAACTAAGAAAGCTTTTTGGATCGATAATTCAG ATGTTGATGTTTGGGGTGTAAGTTTGCTTAATATGGAGAATGAATCATCCCAGTTAGCAAATTTATCTG TGATGAAGCTGGATGGTAGGAGTTTGCAAG ATCAAGGCTCAAAGATCAAAGGTCAAAGGTCTTCCTATGGCATGGGCCGACATGAGATAAATACAAG GTATGTGTGTATAAACTCATACTTGTCGCATATGTATTGTACGCTTCTATGCAAGCCTGACATCGATAGAGGAAAACCATATGCACAAACAACCATCTTTTACAAGGTATATACACTTGTAGAACTTTGA